CACTGGGTTCGGACAAATGCTGCGTAGTGTGTTCAGTTGTGGAAGCTGTGGTGTTATCCCAAAGCAGTAACTAATTTGTTAGAATGCAGGCCCACTCAGACAGGCCCTTTGTATGAGACAAGTAGGGGGTACGGTGGAGAATGGAAAACCACAGGCTCGCAACCACCAGCAACCAGCCTTTTTTATgtcctgaataaaaaaaaataaaaaaaacggAGCTGTTTTCctccacactctctctctctctctcggcaCTCGTTCTCACTTGCACTGTTGCTAGTCTCCCTTGACTACTAAAACCAGTCGGATGTCTGAAATGTTTTCGCCTTCATTTTCACTTGAAGCTGGCtgagcaagagaaagagaaatagtCAGTTTTTAGGTTTGCGACAGAGTGGAAATAATTAGCAAGGCTCCATTTCCAAATAATGTTATTTTCCCCCATTAAAATAAAGATCCTTGCTTAGATCATCTTTTAGGCTTTTGTCCCTCATAATTTTTCAGAATCAAACTTTCAACGATAGTCTATTTGTTCATGAGTTCTcctttcatccattttttttttagagggtTTTCTCTCTAGAACAATAAAATACCACAAGTGTTCGTATTTTCTCTTGATCTTGGATGGCCGACCTGTGAAATTCTTCATTAATGCTGTTTTGACTCTGTCAATGTGTGTGGACTGGGTCGTTGCATGTAGACGGCCAAACTAACATGCAGGACACCCGAGCAGTGTCATCAACCAGAGCTGTTTCGTGTCATTAACAACGATCTTCTTTCCCACCATTTATGAGTCTAATATTGTTTTCaaggatgttaaaaaaaaaaagagtcctgtctccaactctgtgtgtgtgtctgtacggCTGCCTCGAATGGCCTTCAAGCATGTTTTTAATATCATCGTCACCAGTTGTCTTGATTGTTGATCTTTGTCAGTCGAATATGAAGGTCTCTGAGTATGACAAATGATTCTTAATggaccttttttaaaatgtgaaaaaacaagGAGATGGGAACCATTTTTTAAACAGGAAAGAAATCCAAAACTTAAAATCTGTGCATAGTCTACTGAACGGTAGATGTGACTTCCAAGAACATGCACTCATCATCAGGCCATGAGGTATTTCACGGTCTATTTATCTTGAACTTTAGAAGTGGTTCCCTTCTACTTgattttcttgctttctctATTTTAGTTTGGTCACTGACCCTCACTCCATCTTTTGTCCTGTGCGATTCCCTCATCCCAGGCCGACGAGCGGTACCGTAAGAACATTCAGGGCTCCCCTCAGACTGCCCCTCCTCCCAAGCAGCCCCCTTTGCCTCCCCGCTCCTCTGAACCGTTCTCCAATGGCGGCTCCTCCGAGGCCTCCGCCATGCACCGACCCATGGAGCCTCAGGTAACGCCTTCCTCCTTCCTCGtccctttcctctttctcctgtcGCTCTCTTCCTCACCTTCCTCACAGCTGGATTCGTGTATTCACACAAAGAGCGAAGCAACAGCAGGGACAGTTCTGGGTCGGAAGGGTGCTATCATGTATCTGGATGTGTCCGCCAAATATCTGCAAGCACCAGCTGCTGCGAAAgaaattagattagatttagattacttttgagtttttaaaaattcaatgaGAGGATTTTATATTGACTGTATCTCACTTCAGTGCAGTGGGTTGAAGTGCAGTTAATATATCTGAATCCTAAGTCATTTTAAAACTATCTGGACTAGCACCATATAGTTTTGAAGCCCTCTGggtaagaagaagaaaatagtgtgttattgtgtgtttggATGAATTTTCTCACTGTGACACCTTTTCGATTTCTCCAGTTGTTTTCTGGCAGTTGACTCTCACAAGAAGTCACCATTATAGGTATTTCAGACGGTAGCATCAATAGTAAAGCGGGATAGATCCGGCTCCTCATCAGCCCCACCCTGCTCCTATTAATGGTTTTACACCAACAGCAGTTTATCATCTATGTGTCATGTTGTTCAATGTGTCACCTTTGTTTAGTTTTCTTTCCACTGAGCAAATTGACCTATTATTTACTCTCTGCAAGGAGTGCATACTCAAACACAAGTGAGTAAGAAGTGCAATTATATACTGAACACCAGTCTGTACTGTAGATCCGGAGCTGAGTAATTTAAAACCGTCACCACAGAGGAAAATGCGTCTGTATGTGTGCTTTTACAGACTAAGTCAACAATCCAAGAACAGACTAATCCATAAATTATCCAATTTCTACTTAATGTCACTTAAATCCTACCAttggtttttatatttttgcaaaGCAGCACCTACAACTAGAATAACTTAATTATACAAAATAGTCACTTGAAGCATTTGCATCAATCTGAAACCAAGACAATCAACAATCATCGTTTTGTGTCGTGCTTTGTCtgctgtatgcatgtgtatatcTAAATGCATGTATGTGAAAAGCCACACACATCTTCCCTCATGTCTCACTGTGTTGTCTGCTTGTttcacctcccctcctccttcctccctcctccctcctcctcttcctcttgtccccccctcctccctccctaaAAAGGTCCAGTGGTCCCACCTGGCCGCTCTAAAGAGCAGCAACAGCGCcgccccctctcctcctcctccgcccgTGGTCTCTCGCTCCCAGTCCTTCAGCGAGCCCGGCGGCGTGACCTCTAGCTTTGCACAACTCCACCTGCGTTCCCAGGAcccccaccatcaccaccaccatcaccacccatCGCCCGCACGCACTGACCCCCAGCCCCAACTTCCCCTCCACCACCCTCAGGCTCAGCCTCGGGCCGAACACCAGGCCAGCAGCGAGGAAGTGCCTCCAAAGGTAAGGAGCTGACCCTCCCCTGATTCCCTCCCTTCCCTCGACTCTCCCTTCCCTCATTCACTTCTTGTCATGCAAGCCACTTCTCTTATCATGCTGTCTGTCTGCGTTTGCCTTGCTGTGTTCAGTCTCATTTGTTGATCAACATTGAACACTGATGCCAAATGCAACTATATATATAAGTTATATAAGTTGTATTAAAACCATTTCTGGGCCCACAAATGGCGTTAAGAGGTAAAAATGTGAACTTTGCATCTCCATAACTCAGAAATTATATGACATGATGTCGATAAACAGCGTATTCCTCCGACTTGATCAATGTGCGGGAGGGGTGCTAGTATTGGGGAAGTTCTGCCGCCCCTGAGGAGTTCTCTGAGAGCTGTCGgttaagaaaaaatgttgtatttcaCTGTTCGTTGTCTGTTGGTATTAAACTCTTGgaatcacattttcagttttaacatGTCTGTGATTCCCAATATTGTGCTCAATGTCTGTAGCTGAAGAGTTGAATGAAGaactgctcttttttttcctcatcacaATAGAATTTGTACAGATGATTTACATTGAGTAACATGTTGAAGTTCATGCTTGATGATGCAGCAGTGCAGTCTGTGGATCCGAATATGGTAAATGCAGACGGTGTTCATTTTTCTGTTAGgttgatatatatatttgtgagatGTTTCATTTGTTGGTTTAATGGGTTTAACATACATATACCTGCCACTGTGTGAAGACCTTTGAATCTGTCTTCTCCAGGTACCAGTGAGGACTACATCCAGGTCTCCGGTACTGTCGCGCCGAGAGTCCCCTCTGCCATCACAGCCTGGCAACCAGGGCGGACAGAGGAATGCTGGCGGGTAAGTAAAGAGACCTCAGAATGTGTACGCATTTCTCctttatgtgtctgtatgtagctGCTTTTAAAGTTTTGAGGCAATTGTGCACATTTAAGCTGTTTAAAGTTGTAAAAGCTAATTATAAGAATTGGTTACTAGTGTTACTAGTGACAACACTGGTGGAAAAACAAAGCTGTAAAGTCTGTACATGTTAATTTGGTAAAAAACTAAATCACATATACTAATATACTCATACATAACTGATAGATTTAGCAAATACCACtaacaaaatgaacaattatTTAATTAGAATTCAGAGCTTTTATTAAATCATCAATAACAGGTAGACGAAAGAAAAAAGTTCAAGTTTCTGGAAGTGTGAAGAGAAACTAGTCCCTCATTTTAATGTTATGCATTTGATTAAGACTAATGTGAGATGTCAGGCATGTTATCAgaagcacaaaaaaaagcatattaacattcaattaaataaaaggGCTAATCCTACTGTGAATTATATGTGAATCATATCACTATGTGACCCCACTGAGCTTGTTCATGTGTCTTTGTTCCTTGCGGCAGTAACGTGGAGCAGCGCCCGCTGTGGGACCGAGTGGAAAAGCTGCAGCCTCGGCCAGGCAGCGGCAGCTCCTCCGGCTCTTCCAACTCCAGCTCCCAGGCCAGTTCTGGGGACCGCTTCAGGCCACGCTGTGAGTCCCCTGGTACTGTACTCGGCCACATTTCACTCACTACTAACCGCTAATGAATACATTATGAGTATTACCATATAAACATCATTCTTACTCCATACCACGGTGTATTATCTGCACATGCTCTTGCAcgttttgtgatgttttttacaGGCCGTTGAAGACCTCCTGGCGCTATTGTTTCCCCTCACTAACACTATTTCCTTTTGTTCACTCAAAGCTTCCTCCAAATCTGAAGGATCACCTCTCCAGCGGCCTGAAAACGTTcccaaaaaacaagatgaaaagaACCTCGCCAGGCCTACTCGACCGGCTGTAAGTCCACCGTTTCTAAAGCGCTGGTTAAACTTCTTTGATGCTGAATAGgtgaaaactgtttttgtttttcttccacttgtgtttttctctattttactACCACTTCACATGAATCCAATGGTTCGTGATTGTTGGGGAACCTCTTAGGGTGATGTGGTAAGCCTATTAAATGAGATTACATAATCACACCTCTGCTATGCTTGCACCATTGCCCCACTCATTGcatcagtgtttcctctgtattCATTTAGCAGCGGTGCGCGACCACAGCAGGAACATTACCACCACTGAAAGAGAGAATGTTAAATCGATATAAAGATTGTTAACTTAACGTTAAGCATTAAGCCTTAATGTTATCTAAAACTAAAGTGTAGGCCAGATGCTTTAGAAGTAGTGATTATATagcaattaaaaacatttttaacactgGAGCCTCAACTTTAAACATAACTTAGacccaaacagcagcagatatGGGACAACACTAGAATTATTGCCAAAAGCACCACCGATGTATTAAAattacagaggaaacactgttgCATTATGTGATTGAGGTTTGTCGGCCTGTCACGATAACTACTTTTGTCGGACAATATATAGTCCCAGAAATAATTGTGATAAATgatattattgtcattgtttgACCATGTTATGCCACtgatataatgataatataatagcATAATAATGCAAGTACACCCTTTCAAAGAGCAATGAACTTTCAATTCTTACAAATATGCAGACATCGGAATGGGAATGTCATCAAAATCTTTCATGCAAGCTTAGTTGGGATTGCCTGCACATGGCTCCCACCTCTGAGGTCACATGTAGACATGGAAGTGGCCAGGCAGTAATGGTGGCTTTTCTGTGGATTCAAGAGGGGGTGGTGGCCCCTGGTGCATGAGGGGGGGAagtgattgatttgatttattgattgggacagtgtgcagttttaaacacaaagatgcactgcaccggagttagctcgaagtgaatttgcatccgtagtcccccacaatcaaaatgtacaacagcacaacaacaaatagtacaaagcaaacaaaaacaaaaccaaaaaaaacacacagaacacacaatagaaaatacaaagctcagtggtcacacagctgattggtctttagtacatgtttttaatctgaGGGTGGGTGCTACACTTCCATGAAAATGCCGACCCGCCATCATGGGCCAGGACAGAGTTATTTATACGGTTAATTGCATATGAGCGGCGCCGCCAGCTTGCACATTCCCCACTCGGGACATGTACTTAGCTTATGTGACATGAATAGCTTATTAGCCGCTAACGTGGAGTGTGAGATATCTGCCTGTGATGTGGAGGCCAGGGAAGAGCGGGCCTAATGCGCTGCCATACCCTTCTTTGAGTTTTAACAGCAGGATCGAAAACTGTATTTATCAAAATGCTGATACCTTCTGCAAACAACCTGctgaaacaggtagacagattATTTGGCTCTAATAGATTGTATGCTGTTTATTCTGGCATCACGTTGGCTAAAACGTCTGTGACACtcttatgtaaacaaacacgcATGCAAACACAACAGACAATATCAAGGTCAGCAGAAATGATCGAGGTCATGTCCATATATCGTACGATAAGTCGATAACATAATTATCGTGACAGGCCTAGAGGTTTGCGATAAAAGAACTTTGAGAGGATTGATGCAATAATtctttgtatttctgtcattggTAACTGTCCTCTCTGCCTGTGATGTGATTGCCTTCTGCTGGCATCTTGCCTTGTGCCTGCACAGTTCCCTCCCACTTTATTGCTTGtcatcaacaaaacacacatggcGCTAGAAGGGTTAAAACCCTCTGCAGCAGTTTCCTGAGCCTGGATTTTGAATGCAAGCACATCTGAATGCAAACACACTCCTTCTGTTTCCTTGTACTTGTCAGAATGGCTCTTAATCTCACCTGGCTTTGTTGTCAGATAAACTGTGGCCCATTTGCTTTGTTGAAAACGTCAGGGAAGTATCCCTCCTCCCTTTCTCGCTTGTCACTGACCTTACAAGACTGCATTATTAAATCTGCAAGGGAGAAGCAGAGGGCAATGTGGTTACAAGACTTGGACTCCAGAGGGTATGATATTAAGCTAGGAATCagaaaattgttattttttcaaacaatatGTTGCAAGAAGACTAACTGGAATCACAGCCCTAGTCCAACAAGGCttcaaactgacatttttcttttctttggccTTTTGTTGAGCCCAGGGCTGAGTTGCTCATGTCAACTCTGCAGCCCAGAGAGAAAGCTAATCCAAAAAAGTGGGCAAAATTTCCCACTACACATACCAAGAGATCTGAGGCTGTAGGTATAGTAAGTTGAACACAGGGGCAAGAACTGATAGATGGCTGAAAGTTTATATGAAGCGAGGAGGGATGACTTCAAGACTCAGATTGTCTAGAATATGAGAGCCTCACATTACGAAgattagttaaaaaaaaaacaactaattttgAATCTACTAAGGCGTCATTCTAGACAACATAAGTTTTGTCAAAATATCAGACTTCTAAGACTTCATCACTGTTCCTCTCAGGACCTGACAGCTCTGGCCAAGGAGCTTCGCGCAGTAGACGACGTGCGGCCTCCCCACAAGGTGACCGACTACTCCTCCTCGAGCGAGGATTCGGGCACCACTGACGAGGACGACGACGAGGAGGTGGACCAGGAGGCTGGAGAGGAGTCCACCTCAGGAGCTGAGGACTCCAGGGCTGGGTAGGTCGAACTGTAATGATGCTTTGCATTCATCTTTGTCTGTGAGACATGAAACAGGCGCTGCTCTTGAATTTTATGCTTTATTGTAGAACATAACAAGATATATTTACTTGTAATTGAAGCATGAGAGaaacattatattataaagAGAATAAACATGTATATTGACCCCAGAGGATGTGCATTTTGCATGGCTTCTCTGCATGACTGTTAACACTGGTCTGGTTACGGACATCAGATATTCCCATGGCTTCTGCAGGCGGCTGAGTAACGGGGAGACAGAGTCCGCTAAAACCATGCTGGTTGAAGACTCAGAGAGCGACCAAGCCACTACGCCCTCCAAGGATGGCACTCTGGTCATCAGACAGGTAAGTTAAAAGCATATTCTGCTCGTATATAGTTGATAGAAATgacattttcctctttctttgtcCAGTGTCTGTTTATCCACTCATTCTCCACCATTTCTATATATTATCATgccttttttatgttttttttttaaactattagTCATTGTAGACTTTCtgcttcacatttcacatctaATACGTTTGATTATAGATTGTATTTACAGTGACATGCACAGCAGTGGAGGACTTTAGGAATATCTTATATATGATGTGGGAATAAGAGGATCTTGTTGTGAGATAAAAGAGTAACTCGTAACACAGAGCTGCCAAAGGTAAACGTAcagctcctccttctctccaccTGCTTGCTCGAGCCCAAGTGTGCCTGTTCTTGCTTCCAGAGCACCGTTGACATAAAGCGGTTGGTCAATCTCTCTTCCCCGGCTGGCCCCGGTCATGGCCAAGGCCAGCCCCAACCCCCCGGCCACAGCCTCCAAGAGAAAAATGGCTTTGCCGGCCGCATACACCACCTACCAGACCTTATCCAGCAGAGCCACCActccccttcctcttcttcaaccatcccttcctcctcctcctcctcctcttcctccttcccctCATCATCTAGCCATGCCAGTCCTGCCATGTCCCCACAGAATTCCCTGGACAAGCTCACTGCCATAGAGGTATGTCACCCTCACACCACTGGGGACAAACAGCCAAGGGATGGGCTGTTGTGGAGTGTACAGGCTTAGACGTGCAGTGTGCCTCTGTGtggccttgttttttttttaaaatcttgacCACTAAAGCAAACATGCCTCCATCTCCAAGCCTGTACACACCTACAGCCCCGTCCTCGGTTGTTTTCTCCGAGCATCTCTGCACCTTATCCTGCCCCCCCCTCTGTGTCCTCCTGGCTTCACTCTGGCTCTCCTCTGCCCCCTTCTGGCTTGGCTGACACCTGGTTTGAATCTcctgaactgctgctgctgctgctgcaacccTTCCACTGCATTGCACTGTGTCACTGCTAACACTGGTGCCTCCTGGTGGTAGAACGTGGTCATGGCATGGAGGAAACTAAACTGGAGCTTCTTGGGGGTGAACTACAAACAAGCGTATCTTCGCTGCTTTGAGTAGTAGTACTAGTGTTGGGCGATAGCATGTCTGGTGTGATGGTTTTGCAGAATTTTTAAAACACCAAACACGTAAATcctatatatttttaatgttgattAGTATATATTATTTCCCCTTTTTGTAGTGTGACACATAACGTTGCAAACAAGATGCATCTTGGGTGGTGGAATAATGATCCTCTTCTGTCTGTGCTTTATTAGGAGcagctttttcttttaacaCTTCACAGCAACCAGATCATTTCTCATTTCCCTCAACACATTTCTTTCCCTGTCACACATGTTGTTTTCCTCTCTTACATTTCTGTCCACGCCAGCTTCAAAAAGAACTAACTGCACGccatcttttcatttgatttgttatTAACTCGAATGTCAGTGGAAACTATGTGTTCCCAATTTCCTGTGTCATAAAAATTGCAGTATGTCATTGTTTTAGCCAGTATGATTGAATACAGTTCAGATGAATGCTGCTGTTTATGATCCCCCAGAGGGAGAACTGTAACTCATATGCTCAAAACTGAGGGCGTGTTTTGCTAATGTAGATTAAATCAACAGCTCTAAATTATAGTCAGTTTTTTTAAGTCAGCACTGGTATAACAAATCTTTATGTCATGGTTTGGACCACAGTTCTAATTTCTGAGTTAGATCTGCTGTTCACTATCTGTGTTACAGTTTTGTTGTCTCTTCGCTCCATTTTGAATAGGAATACTGTTAAATCCAGTCGTCTAGACAAAAAGTGAATGGGTGCTTTTTAAGTACAAGttgttttctaaatgtttttaatctttgtCAGACCCAGTCAGAAAGCAACTCCATGTCCAAACACaagtcttcctcttccttcacTCCCTTCATCGACCCACGCCTTCTCCAGATCTCTCCATCCAGCGGCAGCTCCCTCAACAACATGGGTAGGTCAACAACTAACTGACCGTTTGAAGCgtcctcagtttttttttccacaatagCTTCTCCCCCACacattttttgaacatttttcccATGAAATTATGTTGAACGATCTGAGCTGAGGATTCGGGCAGTTCAAACTATCATGTTGCCTaatggattatataactccCACATCATTGCTGGTCATTCGTTGACATGCATGAGCTGTCTACATCAAACTGAAACCTGTActttctttatcctttctgttttgttgcactgctgtgggctgggaggaacagcagtttgttttttttgtgtatgcaaatacacaagaaaatgacaaactaaatcttgaatgaGTCAAGTTGTACGTTGTACATTATAGTCTTATACTGGCAAATATTGGCAGCATAATCCCACATACATGATGTCAATAAACTGAATGAGTATTTATGAAGataaacagagacacacacacacacacacacacagcaccatTTCTTCAGATCAGGCACCAGGTTTCTCATTGATAAGTTAAGTAATTTGTGGCATTCAGTCTGACTTGTTCTATCTCTGTGCCCCCTCCAGCAGGATTTGGGCAGGACGGACGGCTGGCGGACCCGCTGAGGTCTGACCCATCCCGTAAAGGTTCAGTTGTCAACGTCAACCCAGTCAACACACGCCCGCCGAGCGACACGCCAGAGATTCGCAAGTACAAGAAGAGGTTCAACTCTGAGATCCTGTGTGCTGCACTCTGGGgtaagtgtgtcttaaaaaaaataaccatgTGATGTGGTAGTGTACTACATACAAACCCTGGTAGGGAATCATAGTCTTGCTCAGATACACAGCAGTAGGAGCTCTACTTATCTGTgttcatttgtatgtttttgtacatGATCTCTCCAGGAGTGAACCTGCTGGTGGGGACAGAGAGTGGTCTGATGCTGCTGGACCGGAGCGGTCAGGGGAAGGTCTACCCCCTGATCAACAGACGACGCATCCAGCAGATGGACGTCCTGGAGGGACTCAATGTCCTGGTCACCATATCAGGTAAATGCTACTTCGCACAGATATTGAGTTTTGTCCTTAACTATGAAGGGATTCATTTTTATGCCTCCACGCTGGCAACAGCCGTGGctggaggcattatgtttttatGTCGTCCGTCCATCCGTCCCATTCTCATGATGCAATATCTCAGGAATGCCTGGAGGGAACTTCTttaaatttggcacaaacgtccacttggactcaaggatgaaatGATTAGAATTTGGTAGTCAAAGGTCTAcgtcactgtgacctcacaaaacaagttttcagccataactcaagaattcatatgctaattatgacaaagtttcacacaaatgtcttaTAGGATAagatgatgaagtgatgacattttatatccaaaaggcCAAAGGTCAAcgtcactgtgacatcataatgttctgcaaatcGTTTTTCTAGCCATTATTCAACGCCATAGCTCAGGAACAGAaagggagattgtgaccatatcTCACATTTGATCaggatactgaattggtgacactaatttTGGGTACTCACcttgaaaatgtgatgattgtaaagatcttctgtgctgccgggttgaagatgtgtgtgtgtgtgaagcattgacattttagaatttgtagcttctttgctgCAACATTCATATCTGAAGCATTGTCTACTGTCGTGGCTACAGCTTTGGctaaaaacatttgaacacatacaaagaaaatacactTCATACCTTTTTATTATATTCCTTCAAAGTTTGAAATATTATctgagtctggacagacatggatgtaaactgcaacttgacaaATTGTAGGAGACATACAACCGTGAGGTGATATTTACATAGTTAATCTAGAAGTAACAAAGgtttggatggatggatgggtgagAGGATTAATTGACAGATTTTATTCATTAGACTGTTGAGCGTTGTAATTTCTATCTATTCAGTCTAAGTCATCTTtcaaaatggacaaaaatggATAATTATTGTCTTTGTATTATGACAAAACTCTTATTCTTTCAGTTTAAATGCCAGACCACTGTGTATAATTTGCTGCTACAAAGCTGTGAaaccatgtttttgtttttttaaagattgtaAAACAGTTCCCTCTCTCCAACTCCTGCAGGCAAGAAAAACAAGCTGCGGGTGTATTACCTATCGTGGCTCAGAAACAAGATTTTGCACAACGACCCTGAGGTTGAGAAGAAGCAGGGTTGGGTCAATGTTGGTGACCTGGAGGGCTGCGTCCACTACAAAGTCGGTACGTTTCATATACCTTAACCGTCAAAGATTCCTGAACCTCAAATGAATAATACACACAAAGAGAGGGTTCAACTTGACCAAGATTTGTTAATAAGCCCTACTTTAAGCAACTCACTATTGACTAACTTCTATTCATTCCAGTGAAATATGAGAGGATCAAGTTCTTGGTGCTGGCCTTGAAGAACGCTGTGGAGGTGTACGCCTGGGCACCTAAACCCTACCACAAATTCATGGCCTTTAAGGTAAGCATGGTCCCAGGGCAGATCTAGATCTCTAGTTTTTCCACCTGTAAGTTGTGACTTCACAACTAACTTGTTTATTCATGGTTGGTTTCAGTCTTTTGGTGACCTGGTGCACAGGCCTCTGCTGGTTGACCTGACTGTGGAGGAAGGTCAGAGGTTAAAGGTCATCTACGGCTCCTGCTCAGGCTTCCATGCTGTGGATGTGGACTCCGGTGCCGTCTACGACATCTACCTGCCCACACATGTACGTACTCAGCACAGAGTCTGAtcctctcttgtttttctcctcctgtgttTCATGCTCTTCACTCTCTtgacttttctgtgtttttccacCCTCAGATCCAGACCAGCATTCAGTGCCACGCCATCATCATCTTACCCAACACTGACGGCATAGAGTTGCTGGTGTGTTACGAAGACGAGGGCGTCTACGTCAACACCTATGGACGCATCACCAAGGATGTGGTGCTGCAGTGGGGAGAAATGCCAACTTCAGTGGGTAAGTTTTTCAAAAACGAGACGGTCCAACTTATTCCAGTGTGGGCAGCAAATGTAACACATAACACATATTTTGTAATGAATCTGTGCAGCCCGAGTCATATAATCTtttatctctctgtgtttttgtagcCTACATTAGGTCGAACCAGATCATGGGCTGGGGTGAAAAGGCCATAGAGATCCGCTCAGTGGAGACGGGTCACCTGGACGGTGTCTTCATGCATAAGAGAGCCCAGAGACTCAAGTTCCTCTGTGAGAGGAATGACAAGGTGAGAACTTTATCTCTGTCTTctggtttttctttctttctgtcctttttttctttttctttttctttctctgtatttctttctttcttccctccttccttctaTCTCTTTACTTTCAATCTATGTAAGAACAAAGGCTGGAATTAATGACGTTAACACCATAAAATTGAATTtgatgaaactgaaaatgttctgGAGATCGTCAGCATATGTTGTCATGATATTCCATTGATAATTTTGCAGCATTTGCATTTGATTCACTGGACATTTGAGCAGAAACTCCTGTAAATACCAGTTAGCAGAATTTGTCTCTATTTCTGTGTTCTCAGGGCAGCTTAAGACGACGTGCAGGTCACATGTTTCTGTCTGAATTgctgaatattaaaatcaaaacaaaccacACAGTCTCAATAGTTGCAGCACTTACGCAGGATGGTTGCTGTTggtaatcaata
This DNA window, taken from Thunnus albacares chromosome 24, fThuAlb1.1, whole genome shotgun sequence, encodes the following:
- the LOC122976788 gene encoding mitogen-activated protein kinase kinase kinase kinase 4-like isoform X3, giving the protein MANDSPAKSLVDIDLASLRDPAGIFELVEVVGNGTYGQVYKGRHVKTGQLAAIKVMDVTEDEEEEIKLEINMLKKYSHHRNIATYYGAFIKKSPPGHDDQLWLVMEFCGAGSITDLVKNTKGNQLKEDWIAYISREILRGLAHLHAHHVIHRDIKGQNVLLTENAEVKLVDFGVSAQLDRTVGRRNTFIGTPYWMAPEVIACDENPDATYDYRSDLWSCGITAIEMAEGAPPLCDMHPMRALFLIPRNPPPRLKSKKWSKKFFSFIEGCLVKNYTQRPPTEQLLKHPFIRDQPNERQVRIQLKDHIDRTKKKRGEKDETEYEYSGSEEEEEDPPEQEGEPSSIVNVPGESTLRRDFIRLQQENKERSEALRRQQLLQEQQLREQEEYKRQLLAERQKRIEQQKEQRRRLEEQQRREREMRRQQEREQRRREQEEKRRIEEMDRRRKEEEERRRAEDEKRRNDREQEYIRRQLEEEQRHLEMLQEQLLREQAMLLEFKWRELEEQRKAERLHKRLQQEQAYLLSLQHDTKQQPGDKTKLLSDHSKPPQTSTLPPDRVLTTTPQAQVLDSAVSVARGAHESLRGLQTIPSDSTKSQAAVPEKTDSDETCTSQLSDSPSPSPPQTETPTDSKPPQAEHLEPDRPAEPVSHPPQPIREADERYRKNIQGSPQTAPPPKQPPLPPRSSEPFSNGGSSEASAMHRPMEPQVQWSHLAALKSSNSAAPSPPPPPVVSRSQSFSEPGGVTSSFAQLHLRSQDPHHHHHHHHPSPARTDPQPQLPLHHPQAQPRAEHQASSEEVPPKVPVRTTSRSPVLSRRESPLPSQPGNQGGQRNAGGNVEQRPLWDRVEKLQPRPGSGSSSGSSNSSSQASSGDRFRPRCESPASSKSEGSPLQRPENVPKKQDEKNLARPTRPAGDVDLTALAKELRAVDDVRPPHKVTDYSSSSEDSGTTDEDDDEEVDQEAGEESTSGAEDSRAGYSHGFCRRLSNGETESAKTMLVEDSESDQATTPSKDGTLVIRQSTVDIKRLVNLSSPAGPGHGQGQPQPPGHSLQEKNGFAGRIHHLPDLIQQSHHSPSSSSTIPSSSSSSSSSFPSSSSHASPAMSPQNSLDKLTAIETQSESNSMSKHKSSSSFTPFIDPRLLQISPSSGSSLNNMAGFGQDGRLADPLRSDPSRKGSVVNVNPVNTRPPSDTPEIRKYKKRFNSEILCAALWGVNLLVGTESGLMLLDRSGQGKVYPLINRRRIQQMDVLEGLNVLVTISGKKNKLRVYYLSWLRNKILHNDPEVEKKQGWVNVGDLEGCVHYKVVKYERIKFLVLALKNAVEVYAWAPKPYHKFMAFKSFGDLVHRPLLVDLTVEEGQRLKVIYGSCSGFHAVDVDSGAVYDIYLPTHIQTSIQCHAIIILPNTDGIELLVCYEDEGVYVNTYGRITKDVVLQWGEMPTSVAYIRSNQIMGWGEKAIEIRSVETGHLDGVFMHKRAQRLKFLCERNDKVFFASVRPGGASQVYFMTLGRTSLMSW